In the Nicotiana tabacum cultivar K326 chromosome 16, ASM71507v2, whole genome shotgun sequence genome, one interval contains:
- the LOC107801487 gene encoding uncharacterized protein LOC107801487, translated as MALSSVVMPSLSSPPPRTVAMLNRSGSPSSTSSSASSSGRLTGSTPLAVAFMPFVRWTSLSSSRRSSQIVRMAPEEEKMTRRSPLDFPIEWERPKPGRRPDIFPQFSPMKTPLPPPLPADPPEEDEEEEEKKEEEEDPEKEDPDKPDE; from the exons ATGGCGTTATCCTCCGTTGTTATGCCGTCGTTATCTTCTCCGCCGCCACGTACGGTGGCGATGTTGAATCGCTCCGGTTCACCGTCGTCTACATCGTCGTCTGCATCATCCAGTGGCCGGCTCACCGGCTCAACGCCACTAGCCGTCGCTTTTATGCCGTTTGTGAGATGGACATCGCTATCGTCTTCTCGCCGGAGTTCACAAATCGTACGTATGGCACCGGAAGAAGAGAAGATGACTCGCCGTTCTCCTCTCGATTTCCCTATT GAATGGGAAAGGCCCAAGCCCGGACGAAGACCAGATATCTTTCCCCAATTCAGTCCTATGAAAACTCCCTTGCCACCACCTCTGCCAGCCGATCCTCCGGAAGaggatgaggaagaagaagaaaagaaagaggaagaggaagatccTGAGAAAGAAGATCCAGATAAACCAGATGAGTAG